Proteins encoded by one window of Microplitis demolitor isolate Queensland-Clemson2020A chromosome 6, iyMicDemo2.1a, whole genome shotgun sequence:
- the LOC103575071 gene encoding uncharacterized protein LOC103575071 — MGPRKSFIITDFILGVICIVAVTGESQQLPTVYNSGQYNNITFEYNHEDKVINTKTVNGKSVDIVILPINKMVPVDFMPSKNLDKLHQFPVIASSITLFGPSHNEPIEILTIKKQQTAAASDGDEMTTYKTRVYSNASSDRIMYHGYNRRLVWSQLMGVVLKKEVADTIYKGAPVFSSNTKKIISFITAREEYTTEDGEELVLFPLTAIKPKGYSSGQSLHESTEDILQYDTQGKFSVYGRRMMPYTELKAYIETVVTPENIQNSRTKKHESVVFYGKNDVTLTCVQGDVEIARTRIACNLIKPAVQ; from the exons ATGGGTCCTCGTAAAAGCTTCATTATTACtg aTTTCATATTGGGCGTCATCTGCATTGTCGCTGTCACTGGAGAATCACAACAACTTCCAACAGTTTACAATTCAGGACAATATAACAACATCACCTTTGAATATAATCATGAggataaagttataaatacgAAAACTGTAAATGGAAAATCTGTggatattgttattttaccGATCAATAAGATGGTACCGGTTGATTTCATgccatcaaaaaatttagataagtTACATCAATTTCCGGTAATAGCATCTAGTATAACGTTATTTGGTCCCTCTCATAATGAACCCATtgaaatattaacaattaaaaaacagCAAACCGCAGCTGCCAGTGATGGTGATGAAATGACAACATACAAAACTCGCGTTTACTCTAATGCCAGTAGCGATAGAATCATGTATCACGGGTACAACAGGCGTTTAGTATGGAGTCAACTTATGGGTGTTGTACTCAAGAAAGAGGTTGCAGATACGATATACAAAGGCGCGCCGGTATTCTCGtctaatacaaaaaaaattatatcctTTATAACTGCTCGTGAAGAGTACACTACTGAGGATGGTGAGGAACTTGTTCTTTTTCCATTAACCGCAATTAAACCTAAAGGTTATTCATCAGGACAAAGTCTACATGAATCCACAGAAGATATTTTACAATACGACACCCAGGGTAAATTTTCCGTATACGGTAGACGTATGATGCCGTATACTGAATTGAAAGCTTACATTGAAACGGTCGTGACCCCGGAAAATATCCAAAACAGTCGAACGAAAAAACACGAATCTGTCGTATTTTATGGTAAGAATGATGTTACTCTCACATGTGTTCAGGGTGACGTCGAAATTGCGAGAACTCGAATCGCCTGCAACTTAATAAAACCCGCTGTGcagtag